A DNA window from Amycolatopsis sp. DSM 110486 contains the following coding sequences:
- a CDS encoding SAM-dependent methyltransferase has protein sequence MSEQPAAAPKAPEGVDTEKPSAARIYDWYLGGTQNWAVDREFGRRVEQQWPLVRPGAKQNREFMNRAVRAALKAGIRQFIDLGSGVPTAGNVHEVIEAELDDDDRATVLYVDYEPVAVAHATLILEEEAATDWAGILQADMRDPKAVLHSPTTREFIDFGKPVCLLMMAVLHFVGPDDDPEGLVKAYRDALAPGSWLSISQMSEGDGDGPALEGLRWFVEQYRKTSNPVWMRDRDDIVPFFGGWPLLEPGIVHLPDWRPERELNAVEAEARPFAWCGVAEKP, from the coding sequence GTGAGCGAGCAGCCGGCGGCCGCGCCGAAGGCGCCCGAGGGCGTGGACACCGAGAAGCCTTCGGCGGCGCGGATCTACGACTGGTACCTCGGCGGCACTCAGAACTGGGCCGTCGACCGCGAGTTCGGCCGGCGCGTGGAGCAGCAGTGGCCGCTGGTGCGGCCGGGCGCGAAGCAGAACCGCGAGTTCATGAACCGTGCGGTGCGCGCCGCGCTCAAGGCGGGGATCCGGCAGTTCATCGACCTCGGCTCGGGGGTGCCGACGGCCGGCAACGTCCACGAGGTCATCGAGGCCGAGCTGGACGACGACGACCGCGCGACCGTGTTGTACGTGGACTACGAGCCGGTGGCCGTGGCCCACGCGACGCTGATCCTCGAGGAAGAAGCGGCCACCGACTGGGCCGGCATCCTGCAGGCCGACATGCGCGACCCCAAGGCTGTGCTGCATTCACCGACCACGCGCGAGTTCATCGACTTCGGCAAGCCCGTGTGCCTGCTGATGATGGCGGTGCTGCACTTCGTCGGCCCGGACGACGACCCCGAGGGCCTCGTCAAGGCCTACCGCGACGCGCTCGCGCCGGGCAGCTGGCTGTCCATCTCGCAGATGAGTGAGGGCGACGGCGACGGCCCGGCGCTCGAAGGCCTGCGCTGGTTCGTGGAGCAGTACCGCAAGACCAGCAACCCCGTCTGGATGCGCGACCGCGACGACATCGTGCCGTTCTTCGGTGGCTGGCCGTTGCTGGAGCCCGGGATCGTGCACCTGCCGGACTGGCGGCCGGAGCGTGAGCTGAACGCGGTGGAGGCCGAGGCCAGACCGTTCGCGTGGTGCGGGGTCGCGGAGAAGCCGTGA
- a CDS encoding MFS transporter, protein MYGALFLIPLYFEQERGLGAFAAGMILALQGVGSLLTRWVGGVIDRVGARVIAVVGIAGCAAATVPFVVAGPSTSFVVLGVALVVRGGALSAANIAVTSAAFTRLPREDVPSGAAVVRLVQQLGGSAGTAVLAAIAAAGAFHVAFVVSAAPAIVAVGPALLLGRRKIVVAAR, encoded by the coding sequence TTGTACGGCGCGCTTTTCCTGATCCCGCTGTACTTCGAGCAGGAGCGCGGGCTTGGTGCGTTCGCGGCCGGGATGATCCTCGCGTTACAAGGGGTGGGATCGCTGCTGACGCGGTGGGTGGGCGGTGTGATCGACCGCGTGGGGGCGCGCGTGATCGCCGTCGTCGGGATCGCTGGGTGTGCGGCGGCGACCGTGCCCTTCGTGGTGGCCGGGCCGTCGACGAGTTTCGTGGTGCTCGGCGTCGCGCTCGTGGTGCGGGGCGGGGCGTTGAGCGCGGCGAACATCGCGGTCACGTCGGCCGCGTTCACGCGGTTGCCCCGGGAGGACGTGCCGTCGGGGGCGGCGGTGGTGCGGCTGGTGCAGCAGCTCGGCGGGTCGGCGGGCACGGCGGTGCTCGCGGCGATCGCGGCCGCGGGTGCGTTCCACGTGGCGTTCGTGGTGAGCGCCGCGCCGGCGATCGTCGCCGTCGGACCCGCGTTGCTGCTCGGCCGTCGGAAGATCGTTGTCGCTGCTCGCTAG
- a CDS encoding MFS transporter: protein MLTLAKIHVYLNLDKIHVYLMGAIVEEKLEPLGWPLVRLALVIVLGGVAPLVDTTIVNVALPTVAADFGVGTAAIQWVSTGYLLALGVAIPVTSWATSRFGAARLWLAGLAVFLAGSALSGLSWNLGSLVAFRVLQGVGAGVLLPVLQTILVRAAGPAKTARLLTIVMLVSVIAPIAGPLVGGVIVAGGSWRWLFAINVPLCLTAIVLARRFVPMDSADRRSRLDLPGLGLLAPAVVALLFALNDAASGSGFVVPLSVGVVLLGGFVGWSLRRGERALIPVRLFANRAFALRPRCCF from the coding sequence GTGCTCACCCTCGCGAAGATACACGTGTATCTTAATCTCGATAAGATACACGTGTATCTAATGGGGGCGATCGTGGAGGAGAAGCTCGAACCGCTCGGGTGGCCGCTCGTGCGGCTGGCGCTGGTGATCGTGCTCGGCGGAGTCGCACCACTGGTTGACACGACAATCGTGAACGTCGCGCTGCCCACCGTCGCCGCCGATTTCGGAGTGGGCACGGCGGCGATCCAGTGGGTTTCGACCGGGTACCTGCTGGCGCTGGGGGTAGCGATCCCCGTGACTTCGTGGGCGACGAGCCGGTTCGGCGCGGCGCGGTTGTGGCTGGCCGGGCTGGCGGTGTTCCTCGCCGGCTCCGCGCTGTCGGGGTTGTCGTGGAACCTGGGCAGCCTGGTCGCGTTCCGCGTGCTGCAAGGTGTGGGCGCCGGCGTGCTGCTGCCGGTGCTGCAGACGATCCTGGTTCGGGCGGCGGGGCCGGCGAAGACGGCGCGATTGCTGACGATCGTGATGCTGGTGAGCGTGATCGCGCCCATCGCCGGGCCGCTCGTCGGCGGCGTGATCGTCGCCGGCGGGAGCTGGCGCTGGCTGTTCGCGATCAACGTTCCGCTGTGCCTGACGGCGATCGTGCTGGCGCGGCGGTTCGTTCCGATGGACTCCGCCGACCGCCGGAGCCGGCTGGATCTGCCGGGGCTGGGTTTGCTGGCGCCGGCGGTGGTCGCGTTGTTGTTCGCTCTCAACGATGCGGCGTCGGGGAGCGGGTTCGTGGTGCCGTTGAGTGTGGGGGTCGTGCTGCTCGGCGGGTTCGTGGGTTGGAGCCTGCGCCGGGGTGAGCGTGCGTTGATTCCGGTGCGGCTGTTCGCCAACCGGGCGTTCGCGCTTCGGCCGCGGTGTTGTTTCTGA
- a CDS encoding TetR/AcrR family transcriptional regulator: MSTAQRRRGAVLEEALVEAAWTELNRTGYDGFTIDAVAKAAGTSRAVLYRRWPNRAALVHAAVRAHVGSIADVVPDTGELRQDVLATLQAIADRIVLVGIDVMTGLLSELAELPEALATTVPDVFERIVRRAAERGEIGTGHIPDTVLQMPAVLVRYEMITKRTVPDVEILVDELFLPLVRHHATN, from the coding sequence GTGAGCACTGCACAACGGAGAAGGGGCGCGGTCCTCGAAGAAGCCCTTGTCGAAGCCGCCTGGACCGAGCTCAACCGCACCGGCTACGACGGCTTCACCATCGACGCCGTCGCCAAAGCCGCCGGCACCAGCCGCGCCGTGTTGTACCGGCGGTGGCCCAACCGGGCGGCGCTCGTGCACGCCGCGGTGCGTGCGCACGTCGGCTCGATCGCCGACGTCGTGCCGGACACGGGGGAGCTCCGCCAGGACGTCCTGGCCACCCTGCAGGCCATCGCCGACCGCATCGTGCTGGTCGGGATCGACGTGATGACCGGGTTGCTCAGCGAGCTGGCCGAGCTACCGGAGGCCCTCGCGACGACCGTGCCCGACGTCTTCGAGCGCATCGTCCGGCGCGCGGCCGAACGCGGGGAGATCGGGACGGGCCACATCCCCGACACGGTCCTGCAGATGCCCGCGGTCCTCGTGCGCTACGAGATGATCACCAAGCGCACGGTGCCCGACGTCGAAATCCTGGTGGACGAGCTCTTCCTGCCACTCGTCCGCCACCACGCCACGAACTAG
- a CDS encoding GNAT family N-acetyltransferase: MHNDVTATGHAARIATVDALLPAPLPFEVHDDATLLSAQVGDTRAAGLATSTELGPDSSQSIWRALTEHRLEVQLAGPDPAAGLDALLTRWDEHLSTIARPGDPECAAVVSRPSRDTAGVTEMLRHGFAPVGVIAVRPAQRMAASGPTTTPGVCIRHATPDDLDTAMRLMLELQRYDAQFGKVTVRPGIEELVGKGLLRQLERPESQVWIAELYGKALGMVVLQMPDETAWIQHRVAASRIGYLSSLAVAEAARSAGVGTALAAHAHQVFDEAGADVVLLHTAVPNPRSTPFWYAQGYRPLWTGWQRRPAVR; this comes from the coding sequence ATGCACAACGACGTGACAGCCACCGGGCACGCGGCGCGGATCGCCACGGTGGACGCACTGCTCCCCGCGCCCCTCCCCTTCGAAGTCCACGACGACGCCACCCTCCTGTCGGCGCAGGTCGGAGACACGAGGGCCGCCGGTCTGGCCACCAGCACCGAGCTCGGCCCCGACAGCTCCCAGTCCATCTGGCGGGCCCTGACCGAGCACCGGCTCGAGGTCCAGCTCGCCGGCCCGGACCCCGCCGCCGGCCTCGACGCGTTGCTCACTCGATGGGATGAACACCTGTCGACCATCGCCCGCCCGGGGGATCCCGAGTGCGCGGCCGTGGTCTCCCGGCCCAGCCGTGACACCGCCGGCGTGACCGAAATGCTGCGCCACGGCTTCGCCCCCGTCGGCGTGATCGCCGTCCGCCCGGCCCAGCGCATGGCCGCCTCGGGCCCCACCACGACCCCCGGCGTCTGCATCCGCCACGCCACGCCGGACGACCTCGACACAGCCATGCGCCTGATGCTGGAGCTGCAGCGGTACGACGCTCAGTTCGGCAAGGTGACCGTGCGCCCGGGCATCGAGGAACTCGTGGGCAAGGGGCTGCTGCGCCAGCTCGAACGGCCGGAATCCCAGGTGTGGATCGCGGAGCTGTACGGCAAGGCGCTCGGCATGGTCGTGCTCCAGATGCCCGACGAGACGGCGTGGATCCAGCACCGCGTGGCCGCTTCGCGGATCGGGTACCTGTCTTCGCTGGCAGTCGCGGAGGCCGCGCGGTCGGCTGGTGTGGGTACGGCGCTGGCGGCGCACGCGCACCAGGTGTTCGACGAGGCCGGGGCGGATGTCGTGCTGCTGCACACGGCGGTGCCGAACCCGCGGTCGACGCCGTTTTGGTACGCGCAGGGGTACCGGCCGTTGTGGACGGGGTGGCAGCGGAGGCCTGCGGTGCGCTAG
- a CDS encoding bifunctional diguanylate cyclase/phosphodiesterase has product MPDSNGRPDAAPAAKQAKGGAVSGTFTEARTDERRFRIYTFAVLGLGLITAFAVGSWLPFHGSAKLWWIGPVLALAFLLAEQLGINVDVRSGISWTISFTEIPLVIGFFVAPFEVVLAAHLVAGIGTLLARKVAGRVLYNAGAFLLEITGAFAVAGLVKQAVGGGEAMPWVAALAGTLTAPLVSTLLALAAVRVLRRRMRVSTAIRLTGRILVVGFVNASVGLSGYLVIANTPQAWPLVLAVFLGLTALYWAYSDLLREQRDMEALSDVSLMVARSGQQAAARPAGRADELVGGVDVREWATIAERIKDQLAAGRVVLRLRLEAKDTMRVVVAGDELPPVDPNADDPLQRLPGAHVRHFRITEANPDVRAALLNRGAQEALVVPLRSANQLLGVVEAHDRLSRWRGFGKYDVQLLGTMASHLATSLDNRRLLATLRHDAYHDPLTGHLNRPGFQQVAKEPLRDFANAVVLRIDLDVFSTVSDALGYSWADRMVIAAGRRIRDALGPDVPLARLEGASFAALLVGCTSENAHAAAERLRVQLSAPYPVDRLSVEANAMIGYATTSTEDGGEPVDVDGLLQRADVAVRATRGGEEVRGYVPSMGQIFLRRFQMVTQFRQSLEDGHVSVHYQPKITLPNRQVQGVEALVRWVHPEFGRLGPDEFVPAIEAAGLIGVLTSFVLEASLKRVRKWLDEGLRISAAVNLSVRNLADEDFPAKVQRELERYDVPPELLTFELTESGVMSDPQKALPILRELHSLGIVLAVDDFGTGYSSLAYLRQLPVDQVKIDKSFVLGMGTDLGDLAVVRSIVELGHSLGLTVVAEGVEEDVARDQLEAMGCDVAQGYLISRPLPEDRLEAWLQARTARSPGRHSETVLTLLT; this is encoded by the coding sequence ATGCCGGACAGCAACGGCAGGCCTGATGCCGCTCCAGCGGCGAAACAGGCCAAGGGGGGCGCCGTTTCCGGGACCTTCACCGAGGCCCGCACGGACGAACGCCGGTTCCGCATATACACCTTCGCCGTTCTCGGCCTGGGTCTGATCACCGCGTTCGCGGTCGGTTCTTGGTTACCTTTCCACGGCTCGGCCAAGCTCTGGTGGATCGGACCAGTGCTGGCGCTCGCGTTCCTGCTCGCCGAACAGCTGGGCATCAACGTCGACGTCCGAAGCGGCATTTCGTGGACGATCTCGTTCACAGAAATTCCGCTGGTAATCGGTTTCTTCGTCGCTCCGTTCGAGGTCGTGCTGGCCGCGCACCTCGTCGCGGGCATCGGCACGCTGCTGGCCCGCAAGGTCGCCGGTCGCGTCCTCTACAACGCGGGCGCGTTCCTGCTCGAGATCACCGGCGCGTTCGCCGTCGCCGGGCTCGTCAAGCAGGCCGTGGGCGGCGGCGAGGCCATGCCGTGGGTCGCCGCCTTGGCGGGCACGCTCACCGCGCCGCTGGTGAGCACGCTGCTGGCGCTGGCCGCCGTGCGCGTGCTGCGCCGCCGCATGCGCGTGAGCACCGCGATCCGCCTCACCGGCCGCATCCTCGTGGTGGGCTTCGTGAACGCGTCGGTGGGCCTGAGCGGCTACCTCGTGATCGCGAACACCCCGCAGGCGTGGCCGTTGGTGCTGGCCGTGTTCCTCGGGCTGACCGCGCTGTACTGGGCCTACTCCGACCTGCTGCGCGAGCAGCGGGACATGGAGGCGCTGTCCGACGTGAGCCTCATGGTCGCGCGCTCGGGCCAGCAGGCCGCCGCGCGTCCGGCCGGGCGCGCCGACGAGCTCGTGGGCGGCGTCGACGTGCGCGAGTGGGCCACGATCGCCGAGCGGATCAAGGACCAGCTGGCCGCCGGCCGTGTCGTGCTGCGGCTGCGCCTGGAGGCCAAGGACACGATGCGCGTGGTCGTGGCCGGCGACGAGCTGCCGCCCGTGGACCCGAACGCCGACGACCCGCTGCAGCGCCTGCCCGGCGCCCACGTGCGCCACTTCCGCATCACCGAGGCCAACCCCGACGTCCGCGCGGCGCTGCTCAACCGCGGCGCGCAGGAGGCGCTCGTGGTGCCGCTGCGCAGTGCCAACCAGCTGCTCGGTGTCGTCGAGGCCCACGACCGGCTCTCCCGCTGGCGCGGCTTCGGCAAGTACGACGTGCAGCTGCTCGGCACGATGGCCAGCCACCTCGCGACGTCGCTCGACAACCGGCGCCTGCTCGCGACCCTGCGCCACGACGCCTACCACGACCCGCTCACCGGCCACCTCAACCGGCCGGGCTTCCAGCAGGTCGCCAAGGAGCCGCTGCGCGACTTCGCCAACGCCGTGGTGCTGCGCATCGACCTCGACGTCTTCTCGACCGTCAGCGACGCCCTGGGCTACTCGTGGGCCGACCGCATGGTGATCGCCGCCGGCCGCCGGATCCGCGACGCGCTGGGTCCGGACGTGCCGCTCGCCCGCCTGGAGGGCGCGTCGTTCGCCGCCCTGCTCGTGGGCTGCACGTCGGAAAACGCCCACGCCGCGGCCGAACGCCTGCGCGTGCAGCTTTCGGCGCCCTACCCCGTCGACCGGCTTTCGGTCGAGGCCAACGCGATGATCGGCTACGCCACCACCTCCACCGAGGACGGCGGCGAGCCCGTGGACGTCGACGGCCTGCTGCAGCGCGCCGACGTCGCCGTGCGGGCCACTCGCGGCGGCGAAGAGGTGCGCGGCTACGTGCCGAGCATGGGCCAGATCTTCCTGCGCCGCTTCCAGATGGTGACGCAGTTCCGGCAGTCGCTGGAGGACGGGCACGTGTCCGTCCACTACCAGCCGAAGATCACGCTGCCGAACCGTCAGGTGCAGGGCGTCGAGGCGCTGGTGCGCTGGGTGCACCCGGAGTTCGGCCGGCTCGGCCCCGACGAGTTCGTGCCCGCCATCGAGGCGGCCGGCCTCATCGGCGTGCTGACGTCGTTCGTGCTCGAAGCCTCACTCAAGCGCGTGCGCAAGTGGCTCGACGAGGGCCTGCGCATCTCCGCGGCCGTGAACCTGTCCGTGCGCAACCTGGCGGACGAGGACTTCCCGGCGAAGGTCCAGCGCGAGCTGGAGCGCTACGACGTGCCGCCCGAGCTGCTCACGTTCGAGCTCACCGAGTCCGGTGTGATGTCCGACCCGCAGAAGGCCCTGCCGATCCTGCGGGAGCTGCACTCGCTGGGCATCGTGCTGGCCGTGGACGACTTCGGCACGGGCTACTCGTCGCTCGCGTACCTGCGGCAGCTGCCGGTGGACCAGGTGAAGATCGACAAGAGCTTCGTGCTCGGCATGGGCACCGACCTCGGTGACCTGGCCGTGGTGCGTTCGATCGTCGAGCTGGGTCACTCGCTGGGCCTGACGGTGGTCGCGGAGGGCGTCGAGGAGGACGTCGCGCGCGACCAGCTGGAGGCGATGGGGTGTGACGTTGCCCAGGGATACTTGATCTCGCGCCCGCTGCCCGAGGACCGTCTTGAGGCCTGGCTGCAGGCCCGTACGGCGCGGTCGCCGGGCCGGCACTCGGAGACGGTCTTGACCCTGCTGACCTGA
- the rpmG gene encoding 50S ribosomal protein L33: protein MAATDVRPKITLACEECKHRNYITKKNRRNDPDRLEMKKFCPNCGTHRTHKETR from the coding sequence GTGGCTGCCACCGACGTGCGACCCAAGATCACGCTGGCGTGCGAGGAGTGCAAGCACCGCAACTACATCACCAAGAAGAACCGGCGCAACGACCCGGACCGCTTGGAGATGAAGAAGTTCTGCCCGAACTGCGGTACGCACCGGACTCACAAAGAGACCCGCTGA
- a CDS encoding MaoC family dehydratase N-terminal domain-containing protein: MPLDQSFAGRSYPPAGKYAVSREKIFEFAEAIGDPNPIYRDPEAARAAGFPDVVAPPTFITLLNLPKVNGIVADPELGLDYSRMVHGDQGFTYERPVHAGDVLEIGATIENIMARAGNDFINVSARITDADGKLVCTTRAQLVVRGEDA; the protein is encoded by the coding sequence GTGCCTTTGGACCAGTCGTTCGCCGGGCGGAGCTACCCGCCCGCCGGAAAGTACGCGGTGAGCCGCGAGAAGATCTTTGAGTTCGCCGAGGCGATCGGAGACCCCAACCCGATCTACCGCGACCCGGAGGCGGCCCGCGCGGCCGGTTTCCCGGACGTGGTCGCGCCGCCGACGTTCATCACGCTCCTGAACCTGCCCAAGGTCAACGGGATCGTGGCCGACCCGGAGCTCGGGCTCGACTACTCGCGCATGGTCCACGGCGACCAGGGCTTCACCTACGAGCGTCCCGTGCACGCGGGCGACGTGCTGGAGATCGGCGCGACCATCGAGAACATCATGGCCCGCGCCGGCAACGACTTCATCAACGTCAGCGCCCGGATCACCGACGCCGACGGCAAGCTGGTCTGCACCACCCGCGCGCAGCTCGTGGTGCGAGGGGAGGACGCGTGA
- a CDS encoding MaoC family dehydratase: MNVGDELPSLQVRVTREQLVRYAGAALDFNPIHWNERFAKEVGLPDVIAHGMLTMALAGRVVSDWLGDPSRLLDFSARFTRPVAVPDDAEGALVEMTGKVGAISEDGVARVDLVVKFDGKTVLGKPQALIRA, translated from the coding sequence GTGAACGTCGGCGACGAACTGCCCTCGCTGCAGGTGCGCGTCACGCGCGAGCAGCTGGTCCGCTACGCGGGCGCCGCGCTGGACTTCAACCCGATCCACTGGAACGAACGCTTCGCCAAGGAAGTCGGCCTGCCCGACGTGATCGCCCACGGCATGCTCACCATGGCGCTGGCCGGCCGCGTCGTCAGCGACTGGCTCGGCGACCCCTCGCGCCTGCTGGACTTCAGCGCCCGCTTCACCCGCCCCGTGGCGGTCCCCGACGACGCCGAGGGCGCCCTCGTGGAGATGACGGGCAAGGTCGGCGCGATCTCGGAAGACGGCGTCGCCCGCGTGGACCTGGTCGTGAAGTTCGACGGCAAGACCGTGCTGGGCAAGCCGCAGGCGCTCATCCGCGCCTGA
- a CDS encoding SGNH/GDSL hydrolase family protein translates to MAAKKSGGCGLLILVVVVALLGVGYYKSKHGSSTEPPAGAGTGGGTGRYVALGDSYTSAPRTGKAAGTPAGCDRSDDNYPHLVAAKIKPAQFVDVSCSGATTADLTGSQSTHNGTNPPQLDSVTSATTLVTLGIGGNDVGFISLAPSCATSHRDGAPCHDRLTAGGHDQLSDRIDAVAGKLGAVLEQIRTKAPKARVVVVGYPTVLPDGDGCWPAIPVGSGDVAYLRDSLKHLNDVLEEQARTHNAGYADTAGPSKGHDVCTSSGTRWVEGLVPTSAAAPLHPNARGEAGMATAVESVVS, encoded by the coding sequence GTGGCGGCGAAGAAGAGCGGCGGATGCGGGTTGCTGATCCTGGTGGTCGTGGTCGCGCTGCTCGGGGTGGGGTACTACAAGTCGAAGCATGGTTCGTCGACCGAGCCGCCGGCCGGCGCCGGCACCGGGGGCGGCACGGGCCGTTACGTGGCGCTCGGCGACTCGTACACCTCCGCGCCGCGCACGGGGAAGGCGGCGGGCACGCCCGCGGGCTGCGACCGTTCGGACGACAACTACCCGCACCTGGTGGCCGCGAAGATCAAGCCGGCGCAGTTCGTGGACGTCAGCTGCAGCGGCGCCACCACGGCGGACCTCACGGGCTCCCAGTCGACCCACAACGGCACGAACCCGCCGCAGCTGGACTCCGTGACGTCGGCGACCACGCTCGTGACCCTGGGCATCGGGGGCAACGACGTCGGGTTCATTTCGCTGGCGCCCAGCTGTGCCACCTCGCACCGCGACGGCGCGCCCTGCCACGACCGGCTCACCGCGGGCGGGCACGACCAGCTCTCCGACCGCATCGACGCCGTGGCGGGCAAGCTCGGCGCGGTGCTCGAACAGATCCGCACCAAGGCCCCGAAGGCCCGCGTGGTCGTGGTCGGCTACCCCACCGTGCTACCCGACGGCGACGGCTGCTGGCCCGCGATCCCCGTCGGCTCGGGCGATGTCGCGTACTTGCGTGACTCGCTGAAGCACCTCAACGACGTGCTCGAAGAGCAGGCCAGAACCCACAACGCGGGCTATGCCGACACGGCCGGGCCGAGCAAGGGCCACGACGTGTGCACGAGCTCGGGCACGCGCTGGGTGGAGGGCCTGGTGCCGACGTCGGCCGCGGCCCCGCTGCACCCCAACGCGCGGGGTGAAGCGGGGATGGCGACGGCCGTCGAGTCGGTGGTGAGCTGA
- a CDS encoding TIGR03619 family F420-dependent LLM class oxidoreductase has product MTALRLGLALPQYGKLADPTAIAGFAAAAEELGYASLWVGDRVLTPLEPSDLYPGGGTPERPYPPEFIHFVDPFVALTAAAGATKTARLGMSTLSAPVYAPVLLARTLTSLDLLSGGRLDAGFGLGWLRDEYTAAGVPWAGRGGRLDELIEVLRTLWTADPAGHDGERWQIPESHVGLRPTQNPHPPILLGGMSERALRRVGTSADGWLPTLLPPQYLHRMWAVIADAATEAGRNPATLRRPLRVNPREGTPVVTVTDLASALKGAADEGFTEAFVDLHYIADGVEHALELADQLRAAVDR; this is encoded by the coding sequence GTGACCGCGTTGCGACTCGGACTCGCCCTGCCGCAGTACGGCAAGCTCGCCGACCCCACTGCCATCGCCGGATTCGCCGCTGCGGCCGAAGAGCTCGGCTACGCTTCGCTGTGGGTCGGTGACCGTGTGCTCACCCCGCTTGAGCCCTCGGACCTGTACCCAGGAGGCGGCACGCCGGAGCGGCCGTACCCGCCGGAGTTCATCCACTTCGTCGACCCGTTCGTCGCGCTGACGGCCGCCGCCGGCGCCACGAAGACCGCGCGGCTGGGCATGAGCACGCTCTCGGCGCCCGTCTACGCGCCCGTGCTGCTGGCCCGGACGCTCACGTCGCTCGACCTGCTCTCCGGCGGCCGCCTCGACGCCGGGTTCGGCCTCGGCTGGCTGCGCGACGAGTACACCGCCGCCGGCGTGCCGTGGGCCGGGCGTGGCGGGCGCCTCGACGAGCTGATCGAGGTCCTGCGCACGCTCTGGACCGCCGACCCCGCGGGCCACGACGGCGAGCGCTGGCAGATCCCGGAGTCGCACGTCGGGCTGCGGCCCACGCAGAACCCGCACCCGCCGATCCTGCTCGGCGGCATGTCCGAACGCGCCCTGCGCCGCGTCGGAACGAGCGCCGACGGCTGGCTCCCGACGCTGCTGCCCCCGCAGTACCTCCACCGGATGTGGGCGGTGATCGCCGACGCCGCCACCGAAGCCGGCCGCAACCCGGCAACGCTGCGGCGTCCGCTGCGCGTCAACCCGCGCGAGGGCACGCCCGTGGTGACGGTGACCGACCTCGCGTCGGCGCTGAAGGGTGCCGCAGACGAGGGGTTCACCGAGGCGTTCGTGGACCTGCACTACATCGCCGACGGGGTCGAGCACGCGCTGGAGCTGGCCGACCAGCTGCGCGCCGCCGTGGACCGGTAG
- the secE gene encoding preprotein translocase subunit SecE, producing MSDSDASGEHEQDESGKKPGVESRPATAAARRERRASARPSGKSEARSGGTRPSGKAGDKVAKPADAKGAPTPKRDQKPKKASPFARIMRFVREVWAELRKVIWPNRKQMVTYTAVVLVFVVFMVALVSGLDLAFKQVIGLVFG from the coding sequence GTGAGCGACAGCGACGCCAGCGGCGAGCACGAGCAGGACGAGTCGGGCAAGAAGCCCGGGGTCGAGTCCCGCCCGGCGACCGCCGCGGCTCGGCGTGAGCGCCGCGCTTCCGCCCGCCCGTCCGGCAAGTCCGAGGCGCGTTCGGGCGGCACAAGGCCGTCCGGCAAGGCGGGCGACAAGGTCGCGAAGCCCGCCGACGCCAAGGGCGCGCCGACCCCGAAGCGGGACCAGAAGCCGAAGAAGGCGTCGCCCTTCGCGCGGATCATGCGGTTCGTCCGCGAGGTCTGGGCAGAGCTGCGCAAGGTCATCTGGCCCAACCGCAAGCAGATGGTCACCTACACCGCGGTCGTGCTGGTGTTCGTGGTGTTCATGGTGGCCCTCGTGAGCGGCCTCGACCTGGCCTTCAAGCAGGTCATCGGGCTGGTCTTCGGCTGA